The Verrucomicrobiota bacterium genome segment GCGGTCCCAAGGACTTTTCTGAAATGATTGATTTTGAGGCAGACCGCGCACCTCAAAAATCACCGGAATCGGCTCATAATCGAAGTAGGTCAACAACGAATTGGGAGTTTGGCCGTCATCGCGATAACCGAAGCGTCCACCCATGCTGATGACATGGCGCGGCAGACGGTCCAGACCAGTGGCCATGCGGCAGCCGTCCATGTAATGGATGCCCATATTGCCCAGATCGCCATTGCCATAGTGCCAATCCCAGTGCCAATCGTAATGCAGGTACTCCCGCATCACCGGCAGGAGGGGCGCCGGCCCCGACCATAGATCATAGTCCAGCGTCTTCGGTGGTGGCGTTGGCCCATTGACTTTGCCAATGCTGATGCGCGGTTTGAAGTTCACCCCATGAATGTACCGGACTTTGCCGAGCCCGCCCTGGCGCGCAAAGGCCAGCGCCTCTTTGATGCCCGACTGCGAGCGGGAACCGCTGGTACACTGCACCACGCGCTGATAGGTCCGCGCGGCTTCCACCATTTTGCGTCCCTCAAAAATATTATGCGACGCCGGCTTCTGCACGAACACGTCCTTGCCGGCCTGGCAGGCCAAAATCGCCATTAGCGAGTGCCAATGGTTCGGCGTGGTGATGCTGACGGCGTCAATGGTTTTATCCTCCAGCAATTTCCGAAAGTCCGTGTAAGCCGCCACCGGTTCGTTGCGCTGCTTGAACTGGGCAACCTCGGCGTCCAGATGGGCGCGATCCGCATCGCATAAGGCCACAATGCGCACGTCGGGCACTTTGCGAAAATCACGAATATCCTGCTTACCTTTGCCGCCAATTTTCACGGTGGAGCCGATCCCGATCACCGCCAGCCGGACGGCTTCATTGGCCCCCAGGACCCGCTGAAATGGAGCGAGCGAAACTCCCGTGCCCAGGGCCGTCAAGGCAGCTCCCGTTAACGTTGAACGGCGCAAAAAACTTCGGCGCGAGATCGGTTTCATAGCATAATCGTCTTTTCAACAGACTATCCTTTCGCACCTGTCCTGCCAACGGTTTTGTTCTGGCGCGTTTTTTCTGCGTTTTACGCCTTGGGTCTGTCCGCTCGCGCCTGGTCATTTTCCTTTCCGCACCACCTCGTTCATGAGCTTCCGCCAGTCTTGCATTTTCTCCCATGTGGCGGCGTCCGCCTTCGCGGGCTCGAAGCGGCTGGCGTCCACATCCTGATATAACGCACGATACTTCCCGATATCCACATTCGGATTCGGCGAATTCTCCTGGGCATTGACGCCTTTGCGCCACGCGGCCAGGGCGGACTGCATGGAAGTGACCCGGGCCGAATTTTGCGCGGCCAAATCCTGCGTTTCCGCAACGTCCTGCGCCAGGTTATACAACTCCGTGCTGCTGCTGTCATAATACTCCACCAACATCCAATCCCCCTCGCGCACTGCGCCGGATGGGCGGCTCCCCTGATTGGTGTAATGCGGGAAATGCCAGAATAATTTGCGTGCTGGCGCCGGGCTTTTGCCCTGCAACAGGCCGGCCAGGCTCACGCCATCCATATCCGTCGGCGCGGGTTGCCCGATGCATTCCATCAACGTGGGCAGCCAATCCGTGTTCACCACCGGTTCCTGCACCACTCGCCCCGCCGGCACGTGGCCCGGCCAGCGCACGATCAAGGGAATGCGCAACCCGCCCTCATACACAAACCCTTTGCCCGCCCGGTAGGGAGTGTTATGCGTGATCCGGGAATGCGTCAACTCGGGCACGTGCAGCCCGCCGTTATCCGACGTGAAAATCACCAGCGTATTGGTGGCCAGCCCCAAGGCGTCGAGCTTGGCCAACAGAAGACCAACGGTTTCATCCATGGACTCGATCACCGCCGCGTACACCGGCTCAAACGCCCCGCGCTGCCGGTCCATCCGCGCCGCTTGCGCCGCATAGGGGATGTGCGGCGTATTATGCGCCAGGTAAACAAAGAACGGACGCTGCTGATTCGTCTCAATAAAACTGATCGCCGCCGCCGTCAGCCCGAACTCCCCCTTGCCGCCTTCCGTCTCCGAGGGCACCGTGTTCGGCTTGCCGGGATGATACATATCAAAGCCATGCTCCAGGGGGCCGAACCCTTTGCCGCCCACATGCCATTTGCCAATGCACGCGCTGACATAACCCGCCTCCTTGAAATACCGGGGCAGCATCTTCACCTCCAGGGGCACTTGCATGAGAATTTCCGGGTGAATCACCTTTTGCGACACACAATCAGGCCGCCCCGGCAGAAACGTCGTCAAATGCAGCCGCGCCGGCGCCTTGCCCGTCAGGATCGCCGCGCGCGATGGCGAACATATCGGTTGGGCACAATACGCAGTGGTGAAACGCGTGCCATCCGCCGCCAGGCGATCCAAGTTCGGCGTGTGATGCTCCTGCCGCCCGTAACAATGCAGGTCGTTAATGCCCAAGTCGTCGGTCAAAATGAAAACGACGTTCGGTTTGACGGTGTCGGTGGCAGGCAATTGCGCCGCCATCCCAAACATCCCCACCAGCAGGCAAAGCCAGCGGACAAAATACGCGGTAGTATAGTGCATGGCCTCGGTAGTATCACTCCAATCCACGCGACTCAACAGAAAAGCACCACCTGGCTCCTCGCTATTTTGAATGGAATGAGGGCCAGCTAAACCCGAAATCCGAGGGCCGAAAACCGAAAGAATACCGAATACCGAATCCGGAATCCGATGGCTGGCACGCGGTTGGTAGCCGGTTCGCGTTTCACACATTGAAGCACGGCGTTTTTCCAGCCCGGCCCCGGCCACAGGTGGCGGTGGCGTGTTTTCGGCATTCGGATTTAACCAGAGACAAACGCCCACTAAAAACAGCGCCCCATCGGTGTGTGACTATTTCGGGTTTCCCCTTTTCAGTGGCAGAGCCGGATCGCCAATTTCCTGCATGTGCTGCCAAAGCTGTTGTTCCAGCGTTTTCACGATCTCGGCATTTGCGGGATCGTCCGCCACATTCCGCGTTTCCTCCGGGTCGCGTTCCAGGTTGTATAATTCGCGCCCGTTCTGACGCACGAGGCAGAGTTTCCATTGTTGGGTACGGATCATGCGCCCGCAGTTTATATCATCCGGGTTGCCGCGCTCGCCGAACACCGCCGTCCGTCCATCCGCTTTCCCCTCGATGAGGCCGCGCAGGCTGGCACCGTGAACGTTGGTCAGCGGCGGCGCGTCCAAATAATCCAGGATGGTGCAGGGCAAATCCACCGTTTGGGCGAGGCCAGCCACCGTTTTTCCAGCGGGAATCGCGCCGGGCAGACGCATGAGGAACGGCACACGCATGAGGTCATCGTATAAGGTGACGAGGGTTTTATCCATCATGCCGTGTTGGCCCAGCATGTTGCCGTGGTCGCTGGTGAACACGATCAACGTCCGGTCCGTGAGTTTCAATTCGTCCAGCGTTTTCAAAATGCGGCCAAAGCACCAATCCATCATGGTGACTTGGGCGTAGTAACAGCGCAGGTATTCGCGAAAGCCAGCCTCGCCATAAATCCGGGTCATGCGGGCCGAGGCCGTTTCGGCCGAGGCTGCGGGCCGGTTGGTCCAACTTGCCGGCAGCGGCAGTTGGGCGGGATCGTACTGGTCATAAAACGGTGCCGGCGCAATCCAAGGCGCGTGGGGCGGACTCACGGAATAAGTGATGGCAAACGGCTCGCCCTGGTGCCGTTTGATCAAGTCGCTGCAATAATCCGCCAGCACCGTTTCATAATGAAATTCGGGTTTCAGCCGGGAACGACCGATCACGCCAACATCCTGTTTGGGCGTGCCCTTTTCCTGACGCCATTGGCGGTGGGCTTCCGCCGTGGCTTTGGTCAGGTAAATATCGCCCAGCAATTCCGTTTCCCCGTCCCGCGGCCCGGCGTCGAATAGCAGATCCCCAGCGGCTTTCCGGCGTTGCTTCATGAGTTGATGAAAATCGTTCTCATCGGTGGTTGCCTCGGGAAAGCACTTGAGTTCCGCAGGGGAGCCAAGATGCCATTTGCCCAACTGGTGGTTGTGATACCCCAGCGCAGCCAGGGGATGATGATAGGTCTGCCGGGGCTCGCGCAAACGCAGCGGGTCCTCGTTTTGATCAATGTTCCGCCCGAGTCCCACCGAGCTGGGGTATAATCCCGTTTCGAGCGCAAAGCGGGTGGGCGAACAGTAAGGCACCGGCACAAACATCCGGTTGAAGCGGGTTCCTTCCCGAGCCAACCGAT includes the following:
- a CDS encoding sulfatase yields the protein MHYTTAYFVRWLCLLVGMFGMAAQLPATDTVKPNVVFILTDDLGINDLHCYGRQEHHTPNLDRLAADGTRFTTAYCAQPICSPSRAAILTGKAPARLHLTTFLPGRPDCVSQKVIHPEILMQVPLEVKMLPRYFKEAGYVSACIGKWHVGGKGFGPLEHGFDMYHPGKPNTVPSETEGGKGEFGLTAAAISFIETNQQRPFFVYLAHNTPHIPYAAQAARMDRQRGAFEPVYAAVIESMDETVGLLLAKLDALGLATNTLVIFTSDNGGLHVPELTHSRITHNTPYRAGKGFVYEGGLRIPLIVRWPGHVPAGRVVQEPVVNTDWLPTLMECIGQPAPTDMDGVSLAGLLQGKSPAPARKLFWHFPHYTNQGSRPSGAVREGDWMLVEYYDSSSTELYNLAQDVAETQDLAAQNSARVTSMQSALAAWRKGVNAQENSPNPNVDIGKYRALYQDVDASRFEPAKADAATWEKMQDWRKLMNEVVRKGK
- a CDS encoding sulfatase-like hydrolase/transferase, whose protein sequence is MNRVHLAALCLTLIWSPLSLTAAETNRFNLLVFITDQHHAEVLGCAGNPIVKTPNLDRLAREGTRFNRMFVPVPYCSPTRFALETGLYPSSVGLGRNIDQNEDPLRLREPRQTYHHPLAALGYHNHQLGKWHLGSPAELKCFPEATTDENDFHQLMKQRRKAAGDLLFDAGPRDGETELLGDIYLTKATAEAHRQWRQEKGTPKQDVGVIGRSRLKPEFHYETVLADYCSDLIKRHQGEPFAITYSVSPPHAPWIAPAPFYDQYDPAQLPLPASWTNRPAASAETASARMTRIYGEAGFREYLRCYYAQVTMMDWCFGRILKTLDELKLTDRTLIVFTSDHGNMLGQHGMMDKTLVTLYDDLMRVPFLMRLPGAIPAGKTVAGLAQTVDLPCTILDYLDAPPLTNVHGASLRGLIEGKADGRTAVFGERGNPDDINCGRMIRTQQWKLCLVRQNGRELYNLERDPEETRNVADDPANAEIVKTLEQQLWQHMQEIGDPALPLKRGNPK
- a CDS encoding Gfo/Idh/MocA family oxidoreductase — protein: MKPISRRSFLRRSTLTGAALTALGTGVSLAPFQRVLGANEAVRLAVIGIGSTVKIGGKGKQDIRDFRKVPDVRIVALCDADRAHLDAEVAQFKQRNEPVAAYTDFRKLLEDKTIDAVSITTPNHWHSLMAILACQAGKDVFVQKPASHNIFEGRKMVEAARTYQRVVQCTSGSRSQSGIKEALAFARQGGLGKVRYIHGVNFKPRISIGKVNGPTPPPKTLDYDLWSGPAPLLPVMREYLHYDWHWDWHYGNGDLGNMGIHYMDGCRMATGLDRLPRHVISMGGRFGYRDDGQTPNSLLTYFDYEPIPVIFEVRGLPQNQSFQKSPWDRNPKATMDTFCGLQIGVTVHCENGYIANNKAYDPEGKLLQEFKPTNPEMYANFIATVRNRKVAELEGDILQGHLSAALVHMANISYRLGKAAPPGEIKERIGGRKDLAGAFARFQAHLSANAIDLDKTPVVLSPLLTMDNDAERFTGEFSAEANKLVSRDYRAPFVVPERV